From a region of the Candidatus Pelagibacter sp. FZCC0015 genome:
- a CDS encoding alpha/beta hydrolase, whose amino-acid sequence MLEIFIPGPAGRLEAKYYKSKKNTSPIALVLQPHPQYGGTMNNKVVVDTFYAFMDNDFSVCRVNFRGVGKSDGEFDNGQGELADAAAALDWLERENFDNSQCWVSGFSFGSLIAMQLLMRRPEINRFIAISPQPNVYDFSFLSPCPTSGLVVYGKKDELVPVEYITELDKRLSAQKGIKVEFNAISEANHFFSKTSDALVKHLDKYIKKETALY is encoded by the coding sequence ATTTTAGAAATATTTATACCTGGTCCAGCAGGAAGACTTGAGGCTAAATATTATAAAAGTAAAAAAAATACATCTCCAATTGCTTTAGTATTACAGCCTCATCCCCAATATGGAGGAACTATGAATAATAAAGTAGTAGTAGACACTTTTTATGCATTTATGGATAACGATTTTTCTGTTTGCAGAGTAAATTTCAGAGGTGTTGGTAAAAGCGATGGAGAATTTGATAATGGTCAAGGCGAACTCGCCGATGCAGCAGCAGCTTTAGATTGGTTGGAAAGAGAAAATTTTGACAATTCACAATGTTGGGTTTCGGGATTTTCATTTGGATCTTTGATTGCAATGCAATTATTAATGAGAAGACCAGAAATAAACAGATTTATAGCTATTTCACCTCAACCAAATGTTTATGATTTTTCTTTTTTATCTCCATGTCCAACTTCAGGCTTGGTTGTTTATGGTAAAAAAGATGAATTGGTACCAGTAGAATACATTACAGAATTAGATAAAAGATTAAGTGCTCAAAAAGGAATTAAAGTAGAATTTAATGCAATATCAGAGGCTAATCATTTCTTTTCAAAAACAAGTGATGCTTTAGTTAAGCATCTTGATAAGTATATAAAAAAAGAAACAGCACTTTATTAA
- a CDS encoding Rrf2 family transcriptional regulator — MKLTSKGRYAVMALVDLARFDSINPVSLRDISLRQGISLDYLEQIFSKLKKNEIVKSIRGTQGGYVLNKNPNDIKLTNIFHAVDEKVKTVQCKKESKRGCNGKATKCITHNLWDELETHINTFFENKSLEDLIKNNKETRV; from the coding sequence ATGAAACTTACATCAAAAGGTAGATATGCTGTAATGGCATTAGTTGATTTAGCTAGGTTTGATAGTATCAATCCAGTATCGCTAAGAGATATATCATTAAGACAAGGTATATCTTTAGATTACCTAGAACAGATTTTTTCTAAATTAAAAAAAAATGAAATTGTAAAAAGTATTAGAGGAACTCAGGGAGGATATGTTCTTAATAAAAACCCAAACGATATTAAATTAACAAATATTTTCCATGCTGTAGATGAGAAAGTAAAAACTGTTCAATGTAAAAAAGAATCAAAAAGAGGATGCAACGGTAAAGCTACAAAATGTATAACTCATAATCTTTGGGATGAATTGGAGACACATATAAACACATTTTTTGAGAACAAAAGTTTAGAAGACCTAATAAAAAAT